Part of the bacterium genome, ATTTTCGTCTGCACCACCGCGTTGCCCTTGCCGGGCGTGATGTGCGTCGCGTCCATGACGCGGCACGGATCGCCCTCGATCTCCACGATGTTCCCGACGCGAATCCGGTTGGCCGGCGTAAACATGGTTCCTCCCCGTTTCCCCTTGCATTTTCCTGCAACGGGGCGCGGATTATCCGCAAGTGCGCCAAAATGTCCACCGCGCGCCGCGCCCGACTCCCATGATACGCGCGCGGGATGGACCGCGCGAGCGCCTCTGCTATCCTTTGGCCGGAGCCATGACCCCGATAATGGCGGGGCGGAAGGGACGCATGATGTTTCACGGCGCGATCCGGGGGTCTTTCGATCAACACGAAAATGCGGGGCGCTGGCTCGACATCGCGCTCGCGACGGCGTTCGCGGTCTTCGCGCTGCTTTTTCTTGTCTCCCTGGCCGGATGCTCTTGCGGCGACGATGACGACGACCGTGACGACACCGGCGGGCTGCCGAACATCGACGACGACGATGACGACTTCCTGCCCGACGATGACGCGGACGACGACGCGGACGACGACGCGGATGACGACGCGGTCGACGATGATGAACTCGATGACGACGATATCGACGACGACACCGGCGACGATGACGCGGACGACGACACGATCGATGACGATACCGGCGATGACGACACGGGCGATGACGACACGGATATCGTCGGCCCGTGCCCGGACGAGGGCCTGCCGCTTGGCGATGTCGTCCTGCCCGCGGGGTTCAATATCTGCGTTTATGCGGTCGCGCCGAGCGCGCGGCAGATCGCGCTATCGCCCTCGGGGACGCTTTTTATCAGCACGCGCGTTTCCACGGTGTACGCCGCGCGGGATCTCGATGGCGATCACGTCGCGGAGACGGTCGATGTGATCGCAAACAGCCTGAACAGCCCGAACGGCGTCGCCTTCAAGGACGGCGATCTCTACGTCGCGGAGATCCACCGCGTCATCCGCTACAACGGCATCGAGGACGATCTGGCGAATCCGCCGGCGCCGGAGATACTCATCGACACGCTGCCCGCGGACACGCACCACGGCTGGAAATACATCAAGTTCGGGCCGGACGGAAAACTGTGGATTCCGCAGGGCGCGCCGTGCAACGTCTGCGAGGTGGGTGACCCCTTCGGCACGATCCAGTCAATGAACGACGACGGGACGGGGCTTGCGGTGTACGCGCGCGGTATCCGCAACAGCGTGGGTTTCGACTGGCGTCCCGGCACGGACGAACTATGGTTCACGGACAACGGCCGCGACCTGCTGGGCGACGATCTGCCGAACGATGAGTTGAACCACGCGCCCGTCGCGGATATGCATTTCGGCTTTCCGTATTGCCATCAGGGAGATACGCCCGACCCCACCTTCGGCGACATCGATCATCCGTGCGTCGATTACACACCGCCGGTGCAGAAGATGGGGCCGCACGTCGCCGCGCTCGGCATGACGTTCTACAAGGGCGACATGTTCCCGGCAGCTTACAAAGGGCGCATCTTCAACGCGCAGCACGGATCTTGGAACCGCACGGTGCCGATCGGCTATCGCGTCATGACGGTGACGCTGAACGCGAGCGACGAGGCGACGTCGTATGACGTTTTCGCCGAGGGCTGGCTCAAGGACGACGGCGACAAGTGGGGCCGCCCGGTTGACGTGCTCGAGATGCCCGACGGCTCGCTCCTTGTTTCCGACGACTGGGCCGGCATGGTCTATCGCATCACCTATACGGGGGTGAAATGATGTCGCGTGTTTCGGTAGCGTTCGCGGCGCTTTTCGCGTCGTTGCTGGCGCTCGCGATCGCCTTGGGCACGGGTTGCCATTGCGGCGGCGACGACGATGACGATGACGACGCCGCGCCCGGCGATGACGACACGAGCGGCGACGACGATATCGATGATGATGATGATGACGACGCGGGCGATGACGACGATGCCGATTGCCCCGACGCAGGCTTGCCGATCGACGAATTGACCGTGCCGGAGGGCTTCCGGATTTGCGTCTGGGCGCAGGTGCCCGACGCGCGGCAGATGACGCTTTCACCCGCGGGGACGTTGTTTGTCGGCTCGCGCGAGGACCACGTGCACGCGGCGGTGGACGAGGACGGCGACGGTTTTGCGGAGACGGTGCACGTCATCGCGGACGGGCTCAATACGCCGAACGGCGTGGCGTTTCGCGACGGCGACCTGTACGTCGCGGAAGTGCACCGCATCACGCGCTACGACGGCATCGAGGACGACCTGACCGATCCTCCGAACCCGGTCGTGCTCATCGACGGCCTGCCCGACGTGCAGCAGCACGGGTGGAAATACATCAAGTTCGGCCCGGACGGGAAGTTGTGGATTCCGCAGGGCGCGCCGTGCAACGTGTGCGAGGTGAACGACCCCAACGGCACGGTCCAGCACATGGACGCGGACGGACAAAACCTCACGGTGTACGCGCGCGGCATCCGAAATTCGGTGGGATTCGACTTTCGCCCGGGCACGGACGAGCTGTTTTTCACCGACAACGGCCGCGACGAGATGGGCGACGACATCCCGGACGACGAGCTGAATCACGCCCCGGTCGCCGGCATGCACTTCGGGTTTCCGTATTGCCACGGCGGCGATGTCGCCGATCCGGAATTCGGCGACGAGGACCACGCGTGCGGCGACTACACGCCGCCGGTGCAAAAGATGGGCCCGCACGTCGCCGCGCTCGGCATGACGTTCTATCGCGGCGGCATGTTTCCCGCGGATTACGTCGGCCGCGTCTTCAACGCGCAGCACGGATCGTGGAACCGCGAGGACCGCATCGGATACCGCGTCACGACCGTGACGCTTGACGGCAATGACGAGGCGACATCCTACGACGTGTTCGTCGAGGGCTGGTTGCGGGACAACGAAGAGCGCTGGGGCCGTCCGGTGGACGT contains:
- a CDS encoding PQQ-dependent sugar dehydrogenase, which produces MFHGAIRGSFDQHENAGRWLDIALATAFAVFALLFLVSLAGCSCGDDDDDRDDTGGLPNIDDDDDDFLPDDDADDDADDDADDDAVDDDELDDDDIDDDTGDDDADDDTIDDDTGDDDTGDDDTDIVGPCPDEGLPLGDVVLPAGFNICVYAVAPSARQIALSPSGTLFISTRVSTVYAARDLDGDHVAETVDVIANSLNSPNGVAFKDGDLYVAEIHRVIRYNGIEDDLANPPAPEILIDTLPADTHHGWKYIKFGPDGKLWIPQGAPCNVCEVGDPFGTIQSMNDDGTGLAVYARGIRNSVGFDWRPGTDELWFTDNGRDLLGDDLPNDELNHAPVADMHFGFPYCHQGDTPDPTFGDIDHPCVDYTPPVQKMGPHVAALGMTFYKGDMFPAAYKGRIFNAQHGSWNRTVPIGYRVMTVTLNASDEATSYDVFAEGWLKDDGDKWGRPVDVLEMPDGSLLVSDDWAGMVYRITYTGVK